One genomic window of Gammaproteobacteria bacterium includes the following:
- a CDS encoding DUF4115 domain-containing protein produces the protein MKDYDSEAFDGDSLNSAPLGQRLRSAREGTGLGIEEVASLLNLEESLIRALEDEDYEVLPSPIFIRGYLRAYAKLLRLDGNELIEVYGVQSGGMDPDLATNSQNGGSTAAGFPMAWLAGGTVTILLLVVVGWWFMSAEDTAPQMSQDESLSSEVVAEMPTDSNAIALPQQPKMTQTVAAKVGSKVEPKPVVEAMAESAPKPEQGTSDVLLAIEAAKAPTLEQTDMGAVLSEKNSVTEHRNLQSAVETMLEERQWAQNDGSSSERSVLAAPVAEPADSQVAQGVLSSIQNAIVVDQADAVVVVESDAQVEQDVAAVNKKVVTALSRVDSSAETAISSVESGKKSAVVQNLSKLNVGPVAPSGSDVLLLSSTGDSWAEVFDANGYRLLYDMLKVDRSKRLQGSAPFKVFLGNSPLVTLSLNDTAMIQKSFNRKNNTARFVVDVKGVRRR, from the coding sequence ATGAAAGATTATGATTCTGAAGCATTTGATGGTGATTCTCTGAATTCAGCACCTCTGGGGCAGCGTCTGCGCAGCGCACGTGAAGGAACGGGATTAGGAATTGAGGAAGTTGCCAGTCTATTAAACCTGGAAGAGTCCTTGATTCGTGCCTTAGAAGATGAAGATTACGAGGTACTGCCTTCGCCTATTTTCATTCGTGGCTATTTGAGAGCGTACGCCAAGTTGTTGCGCTTGGATGGCAATGAGCTAATCGAAGTGTACGGCGTACAGAGCGGCGGTATGGATCCTGATTTAGCCACCAACAGCCAGAACGGTGGTTCTACTGCTGCTGGTTTTCCAATGGCTTGGTTGGCGGGGGGTACGGTCACTATTTTGTTGCTGGTGGTCGTCGGTTGGTGGTTTATGTCAGCTGAAGATACTGCGCCACAGATGAGTCAAGATGAATCTCTCTCTTCGGAAGTGGTGGCAGAGATGCCCACCGATTCTAATGCCATTGCGCTACCACAACAGCCAAAAATGACTCAAACCGTGGCAGCTAAAGTCGGGTCAAAAGTTGAGCCAAAACCGGTTGTCGAAGCGATGGCGGAATCCGCGCCGAAACCTGAGCAGGGTACTTCAGATGTGTTATTGGCTATTGAGGCTGCTAAGGCACCCACGCTAGAACAGACAGATATGGGCGCTGTTCTGAGTGAGAAAAATTCAGTAACGGAACATCGTAACCTACAGTCTGCCGTTGAGACCATGTTGGAAGAACGGCAGTGGGCACAAAACGACGGTTCTAGCAGTGAACGCAGCGTATTGGCGGCACCGGTTGCGGAACCGGCTGATTCACAGGTGGCTCAAGGTGTATTATCCTCGATTCAAAACGCGATTGTGGTCGATCAGGCCGATGCAGTTGTGGTGGTTGAGAGTGACGCTCAGGTGGAGCAGGACGTTGCAGCGGTCAATAAAAAGGTGGTTACGGCGCTCAGTCGTGTGGATTCAAGCGCTGAAACAGCGATCAGTAGCGTTGAAAGTGGTAAAAAATCAGCTGTGGTTCAAAACCTGTCGAAGTTGAATGTGGGGCCTGTGGCTCCCAGCGGCAGCGATGTTCTGTTGCTTAGCAGCACGGGTGACTCTTGGGCCGAGGTATTTGATGCCAACGGTTATCGTCTGTTGTACGACATGTTGAAAGTGGATCGTAGCAAACGTTTACAAGGCAGCGCACCCTTTAAGGTCTTTTTGGGCAACTCGCCTCTGGTTACGCTGAGCCTGAATGACACAGCAATGATTCAAAAATCCTTTAACCGTAAAAATAATACCGCCCGCTTTGTAGTGGACGTTAAGGGTGTTCGCAGGCGGTAG
- the hisS gene encoding histidine--tRNA ligase encodes MAKGITRIRGMHDITPQQTPQWQQLEQSLRTLMKAYGYDEIRMPIVEKTDLFCRSIGEVTDIVEKEMYTFPDRNGDLLTLRPEGTASCVRAGIEQGLLHNQVQRLWYQGPMFRHERPQKGRYRQFHQFGVECYGLAGADSDAELILMSARLWSELGIADAVQLELNSLGNQVSRLAYRDQLVAYLNDCRQELDEDSLRRLESNPLRILDSKNPQTQTLLKNAPKLSETLDQASQDHMGLLCDILDRGGVNYHLNERLVRGLDYYCLTVFEWVTDRLGAQGTVCAGGRYDGLVQQLGGRSTPAVGFAMGLERLLSLMEEMDSLSVAERPHLYLTLMGEQAQREGLLLAERLRDALPKLRLLTHCGGGSVKSQFKKADKSGAEYALVLADTELEQGVIALKPLRDKGEQQSFREAQLISELMLRFGW; translated from the coding sequence ATGGCTAAAGGTATCACTCGTATTCGGGGTATGCATGACATTACCCCGCAACAAACCCCTCAATGGCAACAACTGGAACAGAGTCTGCGAACTCTGATGAAGGCCTATGGTTACGATGAAATTCGTATGCCGATTGTGGAAAAAACCGATCTCTTTTGTCGTTCAATCGGTGAAGTCACCGATATTGTTGAAAAAGAGATGTACACCTTTCCAGACCGTAACGGTGATCTGCTGACCTTGCGTCCAGAGGGTACCGCCAGTTGTGTGCGTGCCGGTATTGAACAAGGTCTGTTGCACAATCAGGTGCAGCGTCTCTGGTATCAGGGGCCGATGTTTCGCCACGAACGCCCCCAAAAAGGCCGTTATCGCCAATTTCATCAATTTGGCGTGGAGTGTTACGGTTTAGCTGGGGCTGACAGCGATGCCGAACTGATTCTGATGAGCGCCCGTCTTTGGTCAGAATTGGGCATTGCTGATGCCGTGCAATTGGAGTTGAACTCCTTGGGTAATCAGGTCTCGCGTTTGGCCTATCGGGATCAATTGGTTGCGTATCTTAACGACTGTCGTCAAGAGTTGGACGAAGACAGTCTGCGTCGTTTAGAGAGTAACCCTCTGCGCATTTTGGACAGCAAAAATCCCCAGACACAGACACTGTTAAAAAACGCCCCCAAACTCAGCGAAACCCTAGATCAAGCCTCGCAAGATCACATGGGGTTGTTGTGCGATATTTTGGATAGGGGTGGGGTGAACTACCACTTGAATGAACGTTTAGTGCGTGGTTTGGATTATTACTGTTTGACCGTGTTTGAATGGGTGACGGATCGACTCGGTGCGCAAGGCACCGTCTGTGCGGGTGGCCGTTATGACGGTCTGGTGCAGCAGTTGGGTGGCCGCTCGACTCCGGCGGTGGGTTTTGCCATGGGTTTGGAGCGTCTGCTCTCTTTAATGGAAGAGATGGACAGTCTCTCTGTCGCAGAGAGGCCGCACCTCTATTTGACCCTGATGGGCGAGCAGGCACAGCGTGAGGGTTTGTTGTTGGCGGAACGCTTGCGTGATGCCCTGCCTAAGCTGCGTCTGTTAACCCACTGTGGCGGCGGCAGCGTCAAAAGCCAATTTAAAAAGGCCGATAAAAGCGGTGCTGAATACGCACTGGTGTTGGCTGATACCGAGCTTGAACAGGGTGTCATTGCGCTTAAACCTTTGCGGGATAAGGGTGAGCAGCAAAGTTTCCGTGAAGCGCAGTTGATCAGTGAATTGATGCTGCGTTTTGGTTGGTAA
- the rlmN gene encoding 23S rRNA (adenine(2503)-C(2))-methyltransferase RlmN, translating to MNESAKLNLLDLDQQALKEFFAQLGEKPFRTAQVMRWIYHQGVVDYDSMTDLSNKLRERLKADTELALPEVTQEQISTDGTTKWLFDLDSGNGIESVFIPETSRGTLCISSQVGCALDCSFCATARQGFNRNLSTAEIVGQIWQANRRLGGGIAGSRRITNIVLMGMGEPLLNYKNLIPALKLMMHDQAFGFGKRRVTVSTAGVVPAMDRLKDDVDVSLAVSLHAPVDELRDGLVPLNKKYPIEELMAACKRFVATDRKKHITFEYVMLAGVNDSDAEARALIQCLRGVSAKINLIPFNTFEGNGYHCSSQKRIDRFRDILYKGGLHTVTRKTRGEDIDAACGQLAGKVADRSRREVKFVQPRFGEQG from the coding sequence GTGAACGAATCCGCTAAACTCAACCTGCTGGACTTAGACCAGCAGGCTCTGAAAGAATTTTTCGCCCAGTTGGGCGAAAAACCCTTCCGTACCGCTCAAGTGATGCGCTGGATTTACCACCAAGGGGTGGTTGATTACGACAGCATGACCGATTTGAGCAACAAGCTGCGTGAGCGACTCAAAGCCGATACGGAATTGGCTCTGCCCGAAGTGACTCAAGAACAAATTTCAACCGATGGCACGACCAAGTGGCTGTTTGATCTCGACAGTGGCAACGGCATTGAGTCGGTGTTTATCCCTGAAACGTCTCGCGGTACCTTGTGCATCTCTTCTCAGGTTGGGTGTGCTCTGGATTGCTCTTTTTGTGCCACGGCACGGCAAGGGTTTAATCGTAATCTTTCCACCGCTGAAATTGTCGGCCAAATTTGGCAAGCTAATCGGCGTTTGGGCGGCGGCATCGCAGGCAGTCGGCGCATCACCAATATCGTCCTGATGGGGATGGGTGAGCCGCTGCTGAACTACAAAAACTTGATCCCTGCACTGAAACTGATGATGCACGATCAAGCGTTTGGTTTTGGTAAACGGCGCGTGACCGTGAGCACGGCGGGGGTGGTTCCGGCGATGGATCGTCTCAAGGACGATGTGGACGTCAGTTTGGCGGTTTCTTTGCATGCGCCTGTGGATGAGCTGCGTGATGGGTTGGTGCCATTGAACAAAAAATATCCGATTGAAGAGCTAATGGCGGCGTGCAAACGTTTTGTGGCCACCGACCGTAAAAAACACATTACCTTTGAGTATGTGATGCTGGCAGGGGTGAACGACTCCGATGCCGAGGCGCGGGCGTTGATTCAGTGTCTGCGTGGTGTGTCGGCTAAAATCAATTTGATCCCTTTCAATACCTTTGAGGGCAACGGCTATCACTGCTCCAGCCAGAAGCGCATTGATCGTTTCCGCGATATTTTGTACAAAGGCGGTTTGCATACCGTGACGCGTAAAACCCGAGGTGAAGACATTGATGCGGCCTGTGGTCAGTTGGCAGGTAAGGTTGCGGATCGCAGTCGGCGTGAGGTGAAATTTGTTCAACCTCGGTTTGGAGAGCAGGGTTGA
- a CDS encoding DUF945 family protein, with protein sequence MVYGKLRNFEYFLASVFLILGLLMAVPYVWGVVFESKFRHEVTQLGERLHTKVTVLNYQRGWLRSRAVSRVELPYTTNALLFVHEINHGPLELEMLAQGKNPWLAALVRTELPEQLSMEGVQAFSSVDGSYFKAFTRVHLDGELDTHFSLPHLQAELHNLPVQRFSASSLRGHFVYNPEQKRIYGNLDLPRIKLEGAQMSLRLRHLHFETDQKKGEGELYFGGSQLKVAALDWQGWGRPLKVDQLELRSMNAENQQEAFSQIALSSKSVQTLLGNYSSTEFDLSLRHLDTPGVAQVINNLRHYPYYDTDELPLASRDRVWQSQVSPVLSLLRNSELELSRFYMKQGDDEVSAWMRAKMPSLTYGDWEAGEFPLQALEVELELSLSEQLMVSLFREQARRMLGNTQRFVAMKGLKAAEKEPYVRKSAESQLNNLLRQNYLAFEEGSYRLKLSLKEGHFYLNDHPLNP encoded by the coding sequence ATGGTTTACGGTAAGCTGAGAAATTTTGAATATTTTTTGGCCTCGGTGTTTCTGATTTTAGGTCTGTTGATGGCGGTGCCTTATGTTTGGGGTGTCGTTTTTGAATCTAAATTTCGGCACGAAGTGACGCAGCTTGGTGAACGTCTGCATACCAAGGTGACGGTGCTTAATTATCAGCGTGGCTGGTTAAGAAGCCGTGCGGTGAGTCGCGTTGAGCTGCCTTACACGACGAATGCATTGCTGTTTGTGCATGAGATCAATCATGGTCCCTTGGAGCTGGAGATGTTGGCGCAGGGGAAAAACCCTTGGTTGGCGGCTTTGGTGCGCACCGAACTGCCCGAGCAGCTGAGCATGGAGGGAGTTCAAGCGTTCAGTTCCGTGGATGGCAGTTATTTTAAAGCCTTTACTCGAGTGCATCTGGACGGAGAGCTGGATACCCATTTCTCTCTGCCGCACTTGCAAGCCGAATTGCACAATTTGCCTGTGCAGCGCTTTTCGGCTTCTTCTCTGCGCGGTCATTTTGTTTATAACCCCGAGCAAAAACGAATTTATGGCAATTTGGATCTGCCGAGAATTAAGTTAGAAGGTGCGCAGATGAGTTTGCGCCTGCGCCATCTGCACTTTGAGACGGATCAGAAGAAGGGTGAAGGCGAGCTCTATTTTGGCGGTTCTCAGTTGAAAGTGGCGGCTCTGGATTGGCAGGGCTGGGGTCGTCCACTGAAAGTGGATCAGTTGGAGCTGCGCAGTATGAATGCGGAAAATCAGCAAGAGGCGTTCAGTCAGATCGCGCTGAGTTCGAAGTCGGTGCAGACCCTGTTAGGCAACTATTCCAGTACTGAGTTTGATCTCAGTTTGCGTCATTTGGATACCCCTGGAGTGGCACAGGTGATCAATAACCTGCGTCATTATCCCTATTACGACACGGATGAGTTGCCTTTGGCGAGTCGTGATCGTGTTTGGCAGAGCCAAGTGTCACCAGTATTAAGCCTGTTGCGCAACAGTGAGTTGGAATTGTCGCGTTTTTATATGAAGCAGGGTGATGACGAGGTCAGTGCTTGGATGCGGGCGAAAATGCCAAGCTTGACCTACGGCGATTGGGAGGCGGGAGAGTTTCCATTGCAAGCTTTGGAAGTTGAGCTGGAACTCTCTCTGTCAGAGCAGTTGATGGTGAGTTTGTTCAGAGAGCAGGCGCGGCGGATGTTGGGTAATACCCAGCGCTTTGTGGCCATGAAAGGTTTGAAGGCGGCAGAAAAAGAGCCCTATGTGCGTAAATCCGCTGAATCTCAGCTGAATAACCTGCTCAGGCAAAACTACCTTGCGTTTGAAGAGGGCAGTTATCGTTTGAAGCTTTCTCTTAAAGAGGGACATTTTTACCTCAACGACCATCCATTGAATCCGTAA
- the iscX gene encoding Fe-S cluster assembly protein IscX: MELKWTDVLDIAIELDEAHPDVDPRYIRFTDLHAWVTALDNFDDDPERSNEKILEAIQGTWIEEKE, translated from the coding sequence ATGGAATTAAAGTGGACCGATGTACTGGACATTGCCATTGAACTGGATGAGGCGCACCCCGATGTGGATCCGCGTTACATCCGTTTTACCGATTTACACGCATGGGTGACGGCGTTGGACAATTTTGATGATGACCCCGAACGTTCCAATGAAAAAATCTTGGAAGCGATTCAAGGCACATGGATTGAAGAGAAAGAGTAG
- the fdx gene encoding ISC system 2Fe-2S type ferredoxin — protein sequence MTQIIFLPHEEICPEGAMFEVEPGITICDAALANGIEIEHACEKSCACTTCHVHVREGGESLSENTELEDDLLDKAWGLDPDSRLSCQVVVGEENLVVELPKYTINMVSEHG from the coding sequence ATGACACAAATTATTTTTTTACCCCATGAAGAGATCTGTCCTGAAGGGGCGATGTTTGAAGTGGAGCCAGGTATCACCATTTGTGATGCGGCGTTGGCCAACGGCATTGAGATTGAACACGCTTGTGAAAAATCCTGTGCCTGCACCACCTGCCACGTTCATGTGCGTGAAGGCGGTGAGTCACTGTCAGAGAACACCGAGTTGGAAGACGACCTGTTAGACAAGGCGTGGGGCTTAGATCCTGACTCCCGCTTGAGTTGTCAGGTGGTGGTGGGTGAGGAAAATTTGGTGGTCGAGCTGCCAAAATACACCATTAATATGGTCTCTGAGCACGGTTAA
- the bamB gene encoding outer membrane protein assembly factor BamB: MKWFSALLLVFLAGCANEPINPPSALLKLEPKVGFKLLWSAEAGSAINKKFIRLNPYASGDRLFTAVPSGRVTAFDRMTGKLMWRVDLNVPLSAGVGGGEGALYVASQDGVVIALDPKQGAELWRVSLNNEVLSAPVPSLGRVIVRTVDGSILALKAESGGVIWRYSQPVPPLTLRGTSRPVPVAGGLVSALDNGKVIALDLEQGRPFWETVVSRSQGISELDRLVDLDAELLVEKGLIFVAGYQGNLALLSLEQGQILWSKAFSTSTGMAFKAEKLFINSDQDEISALNARDGRVVWQQDKLKFRQLTAPVLIGDSLAVADAEGYLHLLSLADGRLLARYKFDDYGLLITPLVVGETLYVQTRAGTVYALNLTKLAKP, encoded by the coding sequence ATGAAGTGGTTCTCTGCCTTGTTGTTGGTGTTCCTCGCCGGTTGTGCCAATGAGCCGATTAATCCGCCATCGGCGTTGTTGAAATTGGAGCCTAAAGTCGGTTTTAAACTGCTCTGGAGTGCGGAGGCGGGTTCGGCAATCAATAAAAAATTCATTCGTCTTAATCCGTATGCCAGCGGTGATCGTCTTTTTACTGCGGTACCCAGTGGTCGAGTTACTGCTTTTGATCGCATGACGGGCAAGCTGATGTGGCGGGTGGATTTAAATGTGCCGTTGTCGGCGGGTGTTGGCGGAGGTGAAGGCGCGCTTTATGTGGCCAGCCAAGACGGGGTGGTGATTGCCCTTGATCCAAAGCAGGGCGCTGAGTTGTGGCGGGTGTCGTTAAATAACGAAGTACTCTCAGCCCCAGTGCCGAGTTTAGGCCGAGTGATTGTACGCACGGTGGATGGCAGTATTTTGGCGCTGAAAGCGGAGTCGGGCGGGGTGATTTGGCGTTACAGTCAGCCAGTACCCCCGTTGACGCTGCGTGGCACCAGCCGACCGGTGCCGGTTGCCGGTGGTCTGGTCAGTGCGCTGGATAACGGCAAAGTGATCGCTTTGGATCTGGAGCAGGGGCGGCCGTTTTGGGAGACCGTGGTCTCACGTTCGCAAGGGATTTCCGAGCTGGATCGCTTGGTGGATCTGGATGCTGAGTTGTTGGTTGAGAAAGGGCTGATTTTTGTGGCCGGTTATCAGGGTAATTTGGCTCTGCTCTCTTTGGAGCAAGGACAAATTTTATGGTCTAAAGCCTTTTCCACCAGCACCGGTATGGCGTTTAAGGCTGAAAAGTTGTTTATTAACAGTGATCAGGATGAAATTTCGGCGTTAAATGCACGGGATGGCAGGGTTGTTTGGCAGCAAGATAAACTTAAATTCCGTCAGTTGACTGCGCCGGTACTTATTGGTGACAGTTTGGCGGTTGCTGACGCAGAGGGTTACCTGCATTTGTTGTCTCTCGCCGATGGCCGTCTGTTGGCGCGTTATAAGTTTGATGACTACGGCCTGCTGATTACACCGCTGGTGGTGGGAGAGACTCTGTATGTGCAGACTCGAGCCGGAACCGTATATGCGTTAAATCTGACAAAATTGGCCAAACCTTAG
- a CDS encoding tetratricopeptide repeat protein, producing the protein MAMYETEEEQIEALKKWWADNGRAVMLGLLLGVALILGWRFWGDHQRTQAEEASSLYESLIEGMGAESDAAALLSLQTQLGRDYADTPYASLAALAMAKLYVSQHDLKAAQRQLSWVLENEADENLGQVARLRLGRILLAVGEKEKALTLAKAPYAEAFLADVAELQGDALLALGRLDEARLAYQEALSAPMAIGDRQGLQMKYDDLKGVQAADSAS; encoded by the coding sequence ATGGCGATGTATGAAACCGAAGAAGAGCAGATTGAAGCGTTAAAAAAGTGGTGGGCTGATAACGGTCGAGCGGTGATGTTGGGTCTGTTATTGGGGGTCGCTTTGATTCTCGGTTGGCGTTTTTGGGGTGATCATCAGCGTACTCAAGCAGAAGAAGCGTCCAGCCTGTATGAGAGCTTGATTGAGGGTATGGGGGCTGAGTCTGATGCCGCCGCGTTGTTGTCTTTGCAGACGCAGTTGGGGCGTGATTACGCCGATACGCCGTACGCGTCTTTGGCGGCACTGGCGATGGCAAAACTGTACGTTTCTCAACATGACCTGAAAGCGGCGCAGCGCCAACTGAGTTGGGTGCTGGAAAATGAGGCTGATGAAAACCTGGGTCAGGTGGCTCGTTTGCGCTTAGGGCGTATTTTGTTGGCTGTGGGTGAAAAAGAGAAGGCTCTCACGTTGGCCAAAGCGCCTTACGCAGAGGCTTTTTTGGCTGATGTAGCAGAGTTGCAAGGCGATGCCTTACTGGCTTTGGGACGTTTAGATGAGGCACGGCTGGCGTATCAAGAGGCGCTGTCTGCACCGATGGCGATTGGCGATCGGCAGGGATTGCAGATGAAGTACGATGATTTGAAAGGAGTTCAGGCTGCGGATTCAGCGTCATGA
- the ndk gene encoding nucleoside-diphosphate kinase, whose protein sequence is MAIERTFSIVKPDAVAKNVIGQIYSRFESAGLSVVASKMLQLSQAQAEGFYAVHKERPFFADLVSFMISGPVMMQVLEGENAIVKNRELMGATNPKDAAAGTIRADFADSLDENAVHGSDAPETAAVEIAYFFPEGVCERIR, encoded by the coding sequence GTGGCAATTGAACGTACTTTTTCCATTGTAAAACCCGATGCAGTAGCCAAAAACGTCATTGGGCAGATTTACAGCCGGTTTGAATCTGCTGGCTTGTCCGTGGTGGCCTCTAAAATGCTGCAATTGAGTCAAGCGCAAGCGGAAGGCTTTTACGCCGTACACAAAGAGCGGCCTTTCTTCGCGGACTTGGTCTCTTTTATGATTTCAGGACCGGTGATGATGCAGGTGTTGGAAGGTGAAAACGCGATTGTCAAAAACCGCGAGTTGATGGGTGCAACCAACCCTAAAGACGCGGCTGCCGGTACCATTCGGGCTGATTTTGCCGATAGTCTGGATGAAAATGCGGTGCACGGTTCCGATGCTCCTGAAACCGCTGCGGTTGAAATCGCCTATTTCTTCCCTGAAGGTGTGTGTGAACGAATCCGCTAA
- the pilW gene encoding type IV pilus biogenesis/stability protein PilW, producing MRGVFLLLLILFLQACSASAPRTPLVSKNKAANFNAQLGASYLHRGNLTQAKYKLEKALEQDANNVTANSTYALFQARLGKVKEADRYFRKALRLSKNNADILNNYGTFLCQQKQPREAEKRFLAAAKDLLYQTPEYAYTNAGICALDHRQFRQAKQYLKKALSLNPRFGSALRNMADLYQQKRRYRQALVYLQRYHKYYTESPATLLMSIKIYRGLRNAQQANAFTAKLRRQFPNSAETESIMNKRSILP from the coding sequence TTGAGAGGCGTATTTCTGCTTCTGTTGATTCTGTTTTTGCAGGCCTGTTCTGCTTCTGCGCCGCGTACCCCACTGGTTTCTAAGAATAAAGCCGCTAATTTTAATGCCCAGTTGGGAGCCAGTTATCTGCATCGTGGTAATTTGACTCAAGCCAAATACAAATTAGAAAAGGCGCTGGAGCAAGATGCCAATAACGTTACTGCCAACAGCACTTATGCGCTGTTTCAGGCGCGTTTGGGTAAGGTGAAAGAGGCCGATCGTTACTTTCGTAAGGCGCTGCGTCTGAGTAAAAACAACGCTGATATTTTAAACAATTACGGCACGTTTTTATGTCAGCAAAAACAGCCACGAGAGGCAGAGAAGCGTTTTTTAGCGGCGGCTAAAGATTTGCTTTATCAGACCCCCGAATACGCTTACACCAATGCGGGCATTTGTGCGTTGGATCATCGTCAGTTTCGTCAAGCGAAGCAGTATTTGAAGAAGGCGCTCAGTCTCAACCCTCGTTTTGGTTCGGCCTTGAGGAATATGGCGGACCTTTATCAGCAGAAACGCCGTTATCGTCAGGCCTTGGTTTACTTGCAACGGTATCACAAATATTATACTGAGAGTCCCGCGACGTTATTGATGTCGATTAAGATCTATCGGGGCTTGAGAAATGCACAACAGGCCAATGCGTTTACGGCTAAATTGCGCCGTCAGTTTCCAAATTCTGCTGAAACAGAGTCGATAATGAATAAACGCTCGATTTTGCCTTAA
- the hscA gene encoding Fe-S protein assembly chaperone HscA produces the protein MALLQISEPGQSTAPHQHRLAVGIDLGTTNSLVASVRSGVAEVLPSSEGELILPSVVRYLADGSRQVGREARDNAAADPHNSISSVKRFMGRSLAEVLAIESNSPYRFVEGEGSVPRIQTACAKVTPVEVSAEILSLLRKQAEATLGGDLVGAVITVPAYFDDAQRQATKDAARLADVHVLRLLNEPTAAAIAYGLDEAAEGVVAIFDLGGGTFDISILRLNRGVFEVLATAGDTALGGDDIDRLLAEWMKQQAGIEVKDNHGLNRHILDQARAAKELLSECDEVVVEIEDSEYEWQGLLSRETFNELIEPLIKKTLSPCRRALRDADVSRDEIAAVVMVGGSTRVPLVRDNVSDFFKREVLTHIDPDRVVAIGAALQADVLAGNKADGEMLLLDVNPLSLGIETMGGLVEKIIARNTTIPTARGQEFTTYQDGQTAMALHVLQGERELVSDCRSLARFELRGFPPMVAGAARIKVTLQVDADGLLNVTATELTSGVQASIEVKPSYGLQDQEIEQMLRDSMDYAQADKDARSLREQQVEAQRVIEALDAALASDGDDFLQADELSQIQTARAAVLAVAEADDHLAIKSAIKRLEQCSEAYVARRMNASVRKAMAGHNLNEYE, from the coding sequence ATGGCCCTATTACAAATTTCTGAGCCTGGACAATCCACGGCACCGCATCAACACCGTTTGGCGGTGGGGATCGATTTAGGCACCACCAACTCCTTGGTGGCCAGTGTGCGCAGCGGCGTGGCCGAAGTGTTGCCCAGCAGCGAGGGTGAGTTGATTTTGCCTTCGGTGGTGCGTTATTTGGCTGATGGCTCTCGTCAGGTGGGACGTGAAGCGCGTGATAACGCCGCTGCTGACCCACACAACAGCATCAGTTCGGTGAAACGGTTTATGGGGCGTTCTTTGGCGGAGGTGTTGGCGATTGAGAGCAATTCACCGTACCGTTTTGTTGAGGGTGAAGGTTCGGTGCCACGGATTCAGACGGCCTGTGCCAAGGTCACTCCAGTGGAAGTCTCGGCGGAGATTTTAAGCCTGCTGCGCAAACAGGCGGAAGCGACTTTGGGCGGTGATCTGGTGGGGGCGGTGATCACCGTACCGGCCTATTTTGATGACGCTCAGCGTCAAGCGACCAAAGACGCGGCGCGTCTGGCGGATGTGCATGTGCTGCGTCTGCTCAACGAACCCACCGCAGCGGCCATTGCCTATGGCTTGGACGAAGCCGCTGAAGGGGTGGTGGCGATTTTTGATCTCGGTGGCGGTACCTTTGATATTTCCATTTTGCGCTTGAATCGCGGCGTGTTTGAGGTTTTGGCCACCGCCGGTGACACGGCTCTGGGTGGCGATGACATAGATCGTTTGCTGGCTGAGTGGATGAAACAGCAGGCTGGAATTGAGGTGAAAGACAATCACGGTTTGAATCGCCACATTTTGGATCAGGCGCGGGCAGCCAAAGAGTTGCTGAGCGAATGTGATGAGGTGGTGGTAGAGATTGAAGATTCTGAATACGAATGGCAGGGCTTGTTGAGCCGTGAGACCTTCAATGAGCTGATTGAACCGTTGATTAAAAAGACCTTGTCACCTTGTCGTCGTGCGCTGCGCGATGCCGATGTCAGCCGCGATGAGATCGCTGCGGTGGTGATGGTGGGCGGTTCAACTCGGGTGCCTCTGGTGCGCGATAACGTCAGTGACTTTTTCAAACGTGAGGTTTTGACTCACATCGACCCTGATCGAGTGGTGGCCATCGGTGCGGCATTGCAAGCCGATGTGTTGGCGGGCAACAAAGCCGACGGTGAAATGCTGTTGCTGGATGTGAATCCGCTCTCGTTGGGCATTGAGACCATGGGCGGTTTGGTGGAAAAGATCATCGCCCGTAACACGACTATTCCTACTGCGCGAGGGCAAGAGTTCACCACGTATCAAGACGGTCAAACGGCAATGGCGCTGCATGTATTACAGGGTGAACGAGAGTTGGTTTCTGATTGTCGTTCACTGGCGCGTTTTGAATTGCGCGGTTTTCCGCCGATGGTGGCCGGTGCGGCGCGCATTAAAGTCACCTTACAAGTGGATGCGGATGGCCTGTTGAACGTGACGGCTACGGAGTTGACCAGCGGTGTGCAGGCGAGCATTGAGGTCAAACCTTCGTACGGCTTGCAGGATCAAGAGATCGAGCAGATGTTGCGCGATTCGATGGATTACGCCCAAGCGGACAAAGACGCGCGCAGCTTACGTGAGCAGCAGGTGGAGGCGCAGCGGGTGATTGAAGCCTTGGATGCGGCTCTGGCCAGTGACGGCGATGATTTTCTTCAGGCCGATGAGTTGAGTCAGATTCAGACCGCCCGAGCCGCTGTGCTGGCGGTGGCTGAGGCGGACGATCATCTGGCCATTAAGAGTGCGATTAAACGATTAGAGCAGTGCAGTGAAGCCTATGTGGCACGTCGCATGAACGCCAGCGTACGTAAAGCGATGGCGGGGCATAATTTAAATGAATACGAATGA